Proteins encoded in a region of the Streptomyces akebiae genome:
- a CDS encoding LacI family DNA-binding transcriptional regulator: MITTRDIAERLGVSVSTVGRALADDPRISEETKFKVRQAASEMGYVGNRAARMMRGASSNVVGLVIPDIRNSFYSTIAHELSKNMEAEGFQLMLAETDDDRMVELRHLRELSATRVAGVIIVPTARPHGDSVKLLRTVPHLQLLRRHPSLGTQWFGVDDHEALRRATAHLVAEGHTRIAYLGGPEELPTGAERLRGFRTALTEGGLNADTARTELAPPSSVDHGRQAMRRLLTAPDAPTALVLGSIQLTRGVLEELSEQGVEVPRELSVIGFGDEPGFSWWGPGLTTTGLPIEEMATGCALWLMRRLKTKPANDGPYTSVSPGSLIVRGSTASPDGRAASRDH; this comes from the coding sequence GTGATCACGACCAGAGACATCGCCGAACGCCTCGGAGTCTCCGTCTCGACGGTCGGCCGGGCACTCGCCGACGATCCCCGCATCAGCGAGGAGACCAAGTTCAAGGTCCGCCAGGCGGCCTCGGAGATGGGATACGTCGGCAACCGCGCGGCACGGATGATGCGCGGGGCGTCCAGCAATGTGGTGGGACTGGTGATCCCGGACATCCGCAACAGCTTCTACTCGACCATCGCGCACGAGTTGTCGAAGAACATGGAGGCCGAGGGCTTCCAGCTGATGCTCGCGGAGACCGACGACGACCGGATGGTGGAGCTGCGCCATCTGCGCGAGCTGTCCGCCACCCGCGTGGCAGGCGTCATCATCGTGCCCACCGCACGCCCGCACGGCGATTCCGTCAAGCTCCTGCGCACGGTGCCGCACCTGCAACTGCTGCGCCGCCACCCCTCGCTCGGCACCCAGTGGTTCGGCGTGGACGACCACGAGGCGCTGCGCCGGGCCACCGCGCACCTGGTGGCCGAGGGGCACACGCGTATCGCGTACCTGGGCGGACCCGAGGAGCTGCCGACCGGCGCGGAGCGTCTGCGCGGCTTCCGCACCGCCCTGACCGAGGGCGGGCTGAACGCCGACACCGCGCGAACGGAGCTGGCGCCGCCGTCGTCCGTGGACCACGGCCGCCAGGCGATGCGTCGGCTGCTGACGGCCCCGGACGCGCCCACCGCCCTGGTGCTGGGCTCGATCCAGCTCACCCGGGGAGTCCTGGAGGAACTCTCCGAACAGGGCGTGGAGGTACCCCGGGAGCTGTCCGTGATCGGCTTCGGCGACGAGCCGGGATTCTCCTGGTGGGGCCCCGGGCTCACCACCACCGGCCTGCCGATCGAGGAGATGGCCACCGGCTGCGCGCTGTGGCTGATGCGCCGCCTCAAGACCAAGCCGGCCAACGACGGCCCGTACACGTCGGTCTCCCCCGGATCGCTGATCGTGCGCGGCAGTACGGCGTCGCCGGACGGGCGGGCCGCGTCCCGGGATCACTGA
- a CDS encoding fumarylacetoacetate hydrolase family protein, giving the protein MGHAAVCGCLAAEVSVRIIRYAVDGVSHYGELVSGDHRIARCEGDPFNGLSPTGHFDEMADAVVLAPLERPRVFGFAYNYAAHVDETDRALPDVPVCFMKPSTAVIGPNEAIVYPADGELVHFEGELVVVIGKEARHVKPSQAHEYILGYTCGNDVSDRVVQRRESAFGTLLIGKGQDTFAPLGPVIQTGLDPSSLTLTTRVNGTVMQSASTADLLLTVPDLIGYLSRHLTLLPGDAIMTGTPAGVGPIRPGDEVEVEIEGIGVLRNPVVAEAR; this is encoded by the coding sequence ATGGGACATGCAGCCGTCTGCGGCTGCCTAGCTGCGGAGGTTTCCGTGCGCATCATCAGATATGCCGTCGACGGTGTGTCTCACTACGGAGAACTCGTGTCCGGTGACCACCGGATCGCGAGATGCGAGGGCGATCCCTTCAACGGGCTTTCCCCCACCGGGCATTTCGACGAAATGGCCGACGCGGTCGTTCTCGCGCCGCTGGAACGGCCGCGCGTCTTCGGGTTCGCCTACAACTACGCCGCACATGTCGACGAGACCGATCGTGCGCTTCCGGACGTTCCCGTGTGCTTCATGAAACCGAGTACCGCGGTGATCGGTCCGAACGAGGCCATCGTCTATCCGGCGGATGGGGAACTGGTCCATTTCGAAGGCGAGTTGGTCGTCGTCATCGGAAAGGAGGCCCGGCATGTGAAGCCCTCTCAGGCGCACGAGTACATCCTCGGCTACACGTGTGGCAATGACGTCAGCGACCGCGTCGTCCAACGCAGGGAAAGCGCGTTCGGCACGCTTCTCATCGGGAAGGGGCAGGACACCTTCGCCCCCCTCGGGCCGGTGATCCAGACCGGGCTCGATCCGTCGTCGCTGACGCTGACGACCCGGGTGAACGGCACCGTCATGCAGTCGGCGAGCACCGCTGACCTGCTGCTCACCGTTCCCGACCTCATCGGCTACCTCAGCCGCCATCTCACGCTGCTGCCCGGAGACGCGATCATGACCGGCACGCCGGCCGGCGTCGGACCGATCCGACCGGGTGACGAGGTCGAGGTGGAGATCGAGGGCATCGGCGTCCTGCGCAACCCGGTGGTCGCCGAGGCCCGCTGA